One genomic window of Azospirillum sp. TSH58 includes the following:
- a CDS encoding response regulator: MARDDVDTLARPASRLEWRHRCGPAAQADRKDSTRGDAPATVRPLRLLIVEDESLAAEAVGMAAMDLGHIVCGTARTEEEAVAIAGRERPDVALMDVRLAGGDGIEAARRLRANYGIRSIFLSGYANHAIMARITETYPLGVVNKPYSLAQLKLALDLAARRLHGPRG, from the coding sequence ATGGCACGGGATGATGTGGACACGCTGGCACGACCGGCGTCCCGCCTGGAATGGCGGCACCGCTGCGGCCCGGCCGCCCAGGCCGACCGGAAAGATTCCACCCGGGGCGACGCTCCGGCGACGGTTCGTCCCCTGCGGTTGCTGATCGTGGAAGACGAATCCTTGGCCGCCGAGGCGGTGGGGATGGCCGCCATGGACCTCGGCCACATCGTCTGCGGCACCGCCCGCACCGAGGAGGAGGCGGTGGCGATCGCCGGTCGCGAGCGCCCCGACGTGGCGCTGATGGACGTCCGGCTGGCCGGCGGCGACGGGATCGAGGCGGCGCGGCGCCTGCGCGCCAACTACGGCATCCGCTCGATCTTCCTCTCCGGCTACGCCAACCACGCGATCATGGCGCGCATCACCGAGACCTATCCCCTGGGCGTGGTCAACAAACCCTATTCGCTCGCCCAATTGAAGCTGGCGCTGGACCTCGCCGCGCGGCGCCTG